In Phoenix dactylifera cultivar Barhee BC4 unplaced genomic scaffold, palm_55x_up_171113_PBpolish2nd_filt_p 000267F, whole genome shotgun sequence, a genomic segment contains:
- the LOC120105358 gene encoding E3 ubiquitin-protein ligase SIRP1-like translates to MAKVEIHHLGDTVIQLQAHGVVHARPQVVVHLRVTEFDDLSASPAVMSLRFYLGQLSLLRAVPGIVSLVASNLDAKIRQLCERRLLLLAFQPAVELASGSSLELVIDIGTFLAPGCSAQDSELIDEWMFFRPLQEEELIFVQEYYYAEEESGFGGVPASKSFIQSLRRSPYGRGEGVQEEECVICLEDFDAGAEVSMTPCSHSFHSRCITQWLEKSHLCPICRYHMPTSSSYPQGQPMM, encoded by the coding sequence atggCAAAGGTTGAGATTCACCATCTTGGTGACACGGTCATCCAGCTTCAAGCCCATGGAGTCGTGCATGCCCGACCCCAGGTGGTTGTCCATCTTCGTGTCACCGAGTTCGACGACCTGTCCGCCTCCCCGGCGGTGATGTCCCTTCGCTTCTATCTGGGCCAGCTCTCGCTGCTCAGAGCCGTGCCAGGGATCGTCTCGCTCGTGGCATCCAACCTGGATGCCAAGATTCGACAACTTTGCGAGCGTCGACTGCTCCTCTTGGCTTTCCAACCCGCGGTAGAGCTGGCGTCTGGATCATCTCTCGAGCTGGTCATCGACATCGGCACATTCTTGGCACCCGGCTGCTCCGCCCAAGACTCTGAACTCATCGACGAGTGGATGTTTTTTAGGCCTCTGCAGGAGGAGGAGCTGATCTTCGTGCAGGAATATTACTACGCAGAGGAAGAAAGTGGATTTGGTGGGGTGCCGGCGAGcaaatctttcatccagagtTTGAGGCGGTCGCCGTATGGTCGAGGAGAAGGCGTTCAGGAGGAGGAATGCGTGATATGCCTGGAGGACTTCGATGCCGGAGCGGAAGTGAGTATGACGCCATGCTCCCACTCCTTTCATAGCCGGTGCATCACCCAGTGGCTGGAAAAGAGCCATCTCTGCCCCATCTGCAGATACCACATGCCCACGTCCAGCTCCTATCCACAGGGCCAGCCTATGATgtag